The Nocardioides sp. S5 genome includes a window with the following:
- a CDS encoding IS3 family transposase (programmed frameshift), whose protein sequence is MARKNYSEEFRRQAVDLYESTPGATVRGIAEDLGIVRGTLRHWLEVYGTGKKTAADGTLTSTPLQSKSTTSSSPPAGETLEQKIARLEAENAALRAETTKLTTEREILQRAAKYFGRGDALVSRFQFVADNSATFEVKRLCALVEIERSSYYAWLKATPAREERARADAELATRIRALHAEDNTCGAPRITAELNDSAPAGERVNHKRVARVMRAEGIRGYVKKRRVQTTIPEPSGQKYPDLLKRDFTAKTPNRRYVGDITYLPLADGTNLYLATVIDCYSRRLAGWAIADHMRTGLVEDALKSAAATRGSLKGAIFHSDHGSVYCSKAYAKLCRKLGVTQSMGAVGSSADNALAESFNATMKREVLQDAACWNDELTCRRQVFRWLVRYNTKRRHSWCRYTSPVAYETGYTATLPRAA, encoded by the exons ATGGCCAGGAAGAACTACTCCGAGGAGTTCCGTCGTCAGGCCGTCGACTTGTACGAGTCCACCCCGGGAGCCACGGTCCGCGGTATCGCCGAGGATCTCGGCATCGTGCGCGGCACGTTGCGGCACTGGCTCGAGGTCTACGGGACCGGCAAGAAGACGGCTGCTGATGGGACGTTGACCTCGACCCCGTTGCAGTCCAAGTCGACGACCAGCTCATCGCCGCCGGCCGGTGAGACACTGGAGCAGAAGATCGCCCGGCTCGAGGCCGAGAACGCGGCGCTGCGGGCCGAGACGACGAAGCTGACCACAGAGCGGGAGATCTTGCAGCGGGCGGCTAAGTATTTCG GCCGGGGAGACGCGCTGGTGAGTCGCTTCCAGTTCGTCGCCGACAACTCCGCCACCTTCGAGGTGAAGCGACTGTGCGCGCTCGTCGAGATCGAGCGCTCCTCCTACTACGCCTGGCTCAAGGCCACCCCGGCACGCGAGGAGCGGGCTCGCGCTGATGCCGAGCTCGCGACGCGGATCAGGGCGTTGCATGCCGAGGACAACACCTGCGGCGCGCCGCGGATCACCGCCGAGCTCAACGACAGCGCGCCGGCCGGTGAGCGGGTGAACCACAAGCGCGTCGCGCGGGTGATGCGGGCCGAGGGCATCCGTGGCTACGTGAAGAAGCGGCGGGTGCAAACCACGATCCCGGAGCCGTCAGGGCAGAAGTACCCGGATCTGCTCAAGCGGGACTTCACCGCCAAGACCCCGAACCGGCGCTACGTCGGGGACATCACCTACCTGCCGCTCGCGGACGGGACGAACCTGTATCTGGCGACCGTGATCGACTGCTACTCCCGTCGGCTGGCCGGGTGGGCGATCGCCGACCACATGCGCACCGGGCTGGTCGAGGACGCCCTCAAGTCCGCCGCCGCAACCCGGGGCAGCCTCAAGGGCGCGATCTTTCACAGCGACCACGGGTCGGTCTACTGCTCGAAGGCGTACGCCAAGCTCTGCAGGAAACTCGGCGTGACCCAGTCAATGGGTGCGGTCGGGTCGTCGGCCGACAACGCGCTCGCGGAGTCGTTCAACGCCACGATGAAGCGCGAGGTCCTCCAAGACGCCGCCTGCTGGAACGACGAACTGACGTGCCGCAGGCAGGTCTTCAGGTGGCTTGTCCGCTACAACACCAAGCGACGCCATTCCTGGTGCCGCTACACCTCGCCGGTCGCCTACGAGACCGGCTACACCGCTACGCTGCCCAGGG
- a CDS encoding transposase, giving the protein MGRASPPAHAGIKTLTRPGPTRGGHATGTGYVHSVTATAANIHDLDEAVNLVRADDEVVYADAGYQGAEKRPEIAGDEHLSGDEWRVAARKGVLETMTDHDGALESRKASVRATVEHPVLIVKRDFGFTKTRYCGIGKNLNHLHMLFASANWLMRARAVAPM; this is encoded by the coding sequence ATGGGTCGAGCCTCTCCGCCCGCACACGCGGGCATCAAGACTCTCACTCGACCCGGACCGACCAGAGGGGGTCACGCCACCGGCACCGGGTACGTCCACTCGGTCACCGCGACCGCGGCGAACATCCACGACCTGGACGAGGCGGTCAATCTGGTGCGTGCCGATGACGAGGTCGTCTACGCCGATGCCGGCTACCAAGGAGCCGAGAAGCGGCCCGAGATCGCCGGGGACGAGCATCTATCGGGGGACGAGTGGCGAGTCGCTGCTCGCAAGGGCGTGCTGGAGACGATGACCGATCACGACGGCGCGTTGGAGTCGCGCAAGGCGTCGGTGCGGGCGACGGTCGAGCATCCGGTCTTGATCGTCAAGCGTGACTTCGGGTTCACCAAGACCCGCTACTGCGGCATCGGGAAGAACCTGAACCACCTACACATGCTGTTCGCCTCGGCGAACTGGTTGATGCGGGCACGTGCCGTCGCTCCAATGTGA
- a CDS encoding PaaI family thioesterase, translated as MTESFDELMDLGFAPHLLAGHMGVRVLSCANGKARLRMPFRSHYLQMLGVVQGGVIATLCDMTMGWSVLSVVHPRLGPTIDLSVSYLRSAAAHDLECDAVVLRAGRSIAHARAEVLNLDGVLIATASGSFLLRDRQ; from the coding sequence GTGACCGAATCGTTTGACGAGTTGATGGACCTGGGTTTCGCTCCGCATCTCCTGGCGGGTCACATGGGGGTCCGCGTTCTCTCCTGCGCAAACGGAAAGGCCCGGCTGCGGATGCCGTTCCGGTCTCACTACCTGCAGATGCTCGGGGTCGTCCAGGGCGGGGTGATCGCAACGCTATGCGACATGACCATGGGCTGGTCCGTGCTGTCCGTCGTGCACCCAAGACTGGGGCCGACAATCGACCTATCCGTCAGTTACCTGCGATCGGCAGCGGCGCACGACCTCGAGTGCGATGCGGTCGTGCTGCGTGCCGGACGGTCGATCGCTCATGCGCGTGCCGAAGTTCTTAACCTCGACGGTGTCTTGATCGCCACCGCGTCCGGAAGTTTCCTGCTCCGTGACCGCCAGTAA
- a CDS encoding AMP-binding protein, whose amino-acid sequence MMTIDLSEATIGELLESAVERFGDREAYVFGDQRRTFQRLAEEADVWARALMAAGISHGDRVSLMMTNRLEWVLIHLALAQIGAALVPVNTAFQVDEIGYVVGQSDSVMFIVGGQVRGRSLADEGLRVLRDDRVSARTLVVVGATVPTGAIGAEELLARADEVSPEALAERKASVGPDDVVLTLYTSGTTGFPKGAMHSHAVIRNMADAADRMQLSPQDAVVLYLPLYHVFGAAAVVTYLYAGGKIVLVEEYDVARSLELMERERATVVYGISTMYYDQMQHEDFDKRDLSSVRLCLTPGTGDLVRLTTERMGPAVNVYGMTETTSITTLCTLDDPMGFRADTVGKPLPGFEVKVVGPDGETLSSDTVGELVVRGHPVMLGYYKKPAATEEVLDSEGWFRTGDAASITPEGFVRFAGRIKEILRVGGENVDPIEVETLLMRHPAVAMAALIGVPDERLDEVGVAYVQLLPAASASPEALRAHLKERLAWFKVPRHIVLIDEFPKTGSGKIQKFVLKQRFLQEDGSTSDRIV is encoded by the coding sequence ATGATGACGATCGATCTGAGTGAGGCTACGATCGGGGAACTGCTGGAGAGCGCGGTTGAGCGGTTCGGCGATCGCGAGGCGTACGTCTTCGGTGACCAGCGGCGCACCTTCCAGAGACTTGCGGAGGAAGCCGACGTCTGGGCCAGGGCGCTAATGGCCGCGGGTATCTCGCACGGCGACAGAGTCTCGTTGATGATGACCAACCGGTTGGAGTGGGTCCTGATTCACCTGGCTCTTGCTCAGATCGGGGCTGCGCTGGTCCCCGTCAACACCGCCTTCCAGGTGGACGAGATCGGCTATGTCGTCGGCCAGTCGGACTCAGTGATGTTCATTGTGGGGGGGCAGGTGCGCGGGCGCTCGCTGGCAGACGAGGGCCTGAGGGTGCTGCGGGACGATCGGGTGAGCGCGAGGACGTTGGTAGTTGTGGGCGCGACAGTGCCGACGGGTGCGATTGGCGCCGAAGAGTTGCTGGCGCGCGCGGACGAGGTAAGCCCGGAGGCGCTGGCCGAGCGCAAGGCGTCGGTCGGACCGGACGACGTGGTGCTAACGCTGTACACGTCAGGAACCACGGGGTTCCCGAAGGGCGCGATGCACTCGCACGCGGTCATTCGTAACATGGCAGACGCCGCGGATCGGATGCAGCTGTCGCCGCAGGACGCCGTGGTTCTCTACTTGCCGCTCTATCATGTCTTCGGAGCTGCGGCGGTGGTCACATATTTGTACGCTGGGGGGAAGATTGTTCTGGTCGAGGAGTACGACGTAGCCAGGTCGCTGGAGTTAATGGAGCGCGAGCGGGCCACTGTGGTCTACGGCATCAGCACTATGTACTACGACCAGATGCAGCATGAGGATTTCGACAAGCGTGACTTGTCCTCGGTCCGACTCTGCCTCACCCCGGGAACCGGGGACCTGGTGCGGCTAACGACGGAGAGGATGGGGCCAGCCGTCAATGTCTACGGAATGACCGAGACAACATCGATCACCACCCTTTGCACTCTGGACGATCCGATGGGGTTCCGCGCCGATACCGTCGGCAAGCCACTTCCTGGCTTTGAGGTGAAGGTCGTCGGCCCGGATGGCGAGACACTCAGTTCGGACACCGTCGGCGAGCTAGTTGTCCGGGGGCACCCGGTGATGCTCGGCTACTACAAGAAGCCGGCGGCCACGGAGGAGGTTCTCGACAGCGAGGGCTGGTTCCGCACCGGGGACGCGGCGTCGATCACTCCCGAGGGCTTTGTCCGTTTTGCGGGCAGGATCAAGGAGATCCTGCGCGTCGGCGGCGAAAACGTCGACCCCATCGAGGTGGAGACTCTGCTCATGCGGCACCCAGCCGTGGCGATGGCCGCGCTGATCGGGGTGCCAGACGAGCGGCTGGATGAGGTCGGTGTCGCGTACGTGCAGCTATTGCCTGCCGCGAGCGCCAGCCCGGAGGCCCTTCGGGCGCACCTGAAGGAGCGACTCGCGTGGTTCAAGGTGCCCCGTCATATCGTCCTTATAGACGAATTCCCAAAGACCGGAAGTGGCAAGATTCAGAAGTTCGTGCTGAAGCAGCGGTTCCTCCAGGAGGACGGGTCGACTAGTGACCGAATCGTTTGA
- a CDS encoding SDR family NAD(P)-dependent oxidoreductase gives MVTGAAQGIGLAVATALAEAGAGVVLVDRDEDAVHAAVEKLNELGHRVVAVVADVGDEGDVARIAQAVVPHLGVLGVWVNNAGVTRPAMLYRMEVDDFDLVIRVHVRGTFLGTREAARAMRATGAGGSIINVTSSAGLAGTVGQINYAAAKGAITAITKSAARELGRCGIRVNAVSPAAATKMTETIRTDERFAQQYLDRIPLRRWAETDEVAQAFQFLASEAASYVTGQVLCVDGGSYMAS, from the coding sequence GTGGTGACCGGCGCCGCGCAGGGCATCGGCCTAGCCGTTGCAACCGCGCTGGCTGAGGCTGGTGCCGGGGTGGTGCTGGTCGACCGCGACGAGGACGCGGTTCATGCCGCCGTGGAAAAGCTCAACGAGCTCGGCCACCGCGTCGTGGCAGTTGTGGCAGACGTGGGTGACGAGGGCGACGTGGCGCGCATCGCACAGGCCGTTGTCCCACACCTGGGCGTACTAGGAGTCTGGGTCAACAATGCAGGTGTCACTCGTCCGGCCATGCTCTACAGGATGGAGGTGGACGACTTCGACCTCGTCATCCGCGTCCATGTCCGTGGCACCTTCCTCGGCACGAGGGAAGCGGCCCGCGCCATGAGGGCGACCGGGGCTGGAGGGTCGATCATCAATGTCACGTCGTCCGCCGGCCTGGCCGGCACGGTGGGCCAGATCAACTACGCGGCGGCCAAGGGCGCGATCACGGCGATCACCAAGTCCGCTGCCCGTGAGCTCGGCCGGTGCGGAATCCGGGTCAACGCGGTATCGCCGGCCGCAGCCACGAAGATGACGGAGACTATCCGCACCGACGAACGGTTCGCGCAGCAGTACCTCGACCGGATTCCGCTCCGCCGCTGGGCGGAGACCGACGAGGTGGCTCAGGCCTTCCAGTTCCTTGCCAGCGAAGCCGCGAGCTACGTCACCGGACAGGTGCTGTGCGTCGACGGTGGTAGCTACATGGCGAGCTGA
- a CDS encoding thiolase family protein has protein sequence MREVAIVGAGMIPFGELFHQSLKDMVAKAFQATLDSVDKGMRADEIGAAWFSEVQSVDGFPAGLLADTCGLLDIPVTRVENACASGNDAIRQAVYAVGGGYVNVALVLGADKVRDTSSSSTFWEWMSTNRDMAWDLPLGLISPGSFALHVARYMHEFGATREHLARVAMKNHHNGATNPHAHLRFEVSMEQVLNAPMVVEPFGLLDCVPQSDGAAAVLLVSKDIANRYTDHPVWVRGVGTGMDRIMHAHKEDLSSFAATRRAAKQAFAMAGIGPQDINVAEVHDCFTGVEMMTYEDLGFCGRGEAPRLLEKEETSIGGSLPVNPSGGLLSKGHPPGATGIAQCTELFEQLRGHAVNQVDGAKWALAHNVGGPTAVSAITVLEGPSA, from the coding sequence ATGAGAGAGGTCGCGATCGTCGGCGCCGGGATGATCCCGTTCGGCGAGCTCTTCCACCAGAGCCTCAAGGACATGGTCGCGAAGGCGTTCCAGGCGACGTTGGACAGCGTCGACAAGGGCATGCGGGCCGACGAGATCGGCGCCGCGTGGTTTAGCGAGGTCCAAAGCGTGGACGGTTTCCCGGCTGGACTGCTCGCGGACACGTGCGGGCTCCTCGACATCCCGGTGACCAGGGTCGAGAACGCTTGTGCCAGTGGGAACGACGCGATCCGGCAGGCGGTGTACGCCGTCGGCGGAGGGTATGTCAACGTCGCACTCGTCCTGGGCGCCGACAAAGTGCGTGACACCTCGTCCAGCTCGACCTTCTGGGAATGGATGTCCACCAACCGAGACATGGCGTGGGACCTTCCGCTCGGGCTCATCTCACCGGGAAGCTTCGCTCTTCACGTGGCTCGGTACATGCATGAGTTCGGGGCAACCCGCGAGCACCTGGCTCGTGTAGCGATGAAGAACCATCACAACGGTGCCACGAACCCCCACGCACACCTCCGGTTCGAGGTGAGCATGGAACAGGTGCTCAATGCACCCATGGTCGTCGAGCCGTTCGGTCTTCTCGACTGTGTGCCGCAGAGTGACGGCGCGGCCGCCGTCCTTCTGGTCAGCAAGGACATCGCCAACCGGTACACCGATCACCCGGTGTGGGTTCGCGGAGTCGGCACTGGGATGGACAGGATCATGCACGCCCACAAGGAGGATCTCTCTTCGTTCGCAGCGACCAGGCGGGCTGCGAAGCAAGCCTTCGCGATGGCGGGCATCGGCCCGCAGGACATCAATGTCGCCGAGGTGCACGACTGCTTCACGGGCGTGGAGATGATGACGTACGAGGACCTCGGTTTCTGCGGTCGGGGTGAGGCGCCGCGTCTGCTCGAGAAGGAGGAGACGTCCATCGGCGGCTCGCTCCCGGTCAACCCGAGCGGCGGGCTTCTGTCCAAAGGACACCCACCGGGCGCCACCGGAATCGCTCAGTGCACCGAGCTGTTCGAGCAGCTACGTGGCCATGCGGTCAATCAGGTCGATGGGGCCAAATGGGCCCTTGCTCACAATGTAGGCGGACCGACAGCAGTGTCCGCGATAACCGTGCTGGAGGGCCCTAGTGCGTGA
- a CDS encoding OB-fold domain-containing protein, whose translation MEISALATYRPVWADKRGRRMAGNDEDSATLAISSGRLLGSHLASVDRVVLVGRRPDALLGTTPEVVLEGLGLDPGTPLVERLGGAPETLDALLSSAPGTLVIAIDQKTPTASAAALVGPGPVSIERCGQVRHSVPVRTVPLPGAADLLYDDPRLLRERGWKRVIQGLADDLEPESLAVAGVPEQEVRRLAPKAEHGVAEVEAASPLLVLACLSDVTGSTRLVGVENGHGLAVRVTVDGALPVFVEEREPWPAGAAQTPVGSIELPASLAAYERAFEAKVGLKAGVCPCGTVHYPPRVRCQTCGSMYSQSLKPLPRAASIYSVVTVRAAVPGKTVPYSLAVVDLAGSDVRVLAHVTDHEPGRAGIGATGQLVLRRIATRAGIPDYGYAFQPEEQS comes from the coding sequence GTGGAGATCAGTGCCCTCGCAACATATCGCCCGGTCTGGGCTGACAAGCGTGGTCGTCGGATGGCGGGGAACGATGAGGACTCCGCAACCCTGGCCATCTCGTCGGGACGCCTGCTCGGGTCGCACCTCGCGTCCGTCGACCGGGTGGTCCTGGTGGGCCGTCGCCCGGACGCCTTGCTCGGGACCACACCAGAGGTGGTACTCGAAGGCCTTGGGCTCGACCCGGGCACGCCTCTCGTCGAGAGGCTCGGTGGCGCCCCCGAAACCCTGGACGCGCTGCTCTCGTCTGCTCCCGGGACTCTGGTGATCGCTATCGACCAGAAGACCCCCACCGCCTCTGCGGCAGCGCTGGTAGGTCCGGGCCCGGTCTCGATCGAGCGATGCGGCCAGGTGCGCCACAGCGTCCCGGTGCGCACGGTGCCACTGCCGGGTGCCGCCGATCTGCTGTATGACGATCCCCGGCTGTTGCGGGAGCGCGGCTGGAAGCGCGTGATCCAGGGACTCGCCGACGACCTCGAACCGGAATCGCTCGCTGTAGCCGGCGTCCCGGAGCAGGAGGTCCGAAGGCTCGCACCGAAGGCAGAGCACGGCGTCGCGGAGGTGGAAGCGGCATCCCCACTGCTCGTCCTGGCTTGCCTGTCCGACGTCACGGGGTCCACCCGCCTGGTCGGCGTCGAAAACGGCCACGGACTGGCTGTCCGGGTGACGGTCGACGGTGCCCTGCCGGTGTTCGTCGAGGAACGAGAGCCCTGGCCTGCCGGTGCGGCGCAGACTCCTGTGGGTTCGATCGAGCTCCCGGCGTCCCTGGCTGCGTACGAGCGAGCATTCGAGGCCAAGGTCGGATTGAAGGCCGGTGTTTGTCCCTGCGGAACGGTGCACTATCCACCACGGGTCCGCTGCCAGACGTGCGGTTCGATGTACTCCCAGAGCCTAAAGCCGCTGCCTCGCGCCGCGAGCATCTACTCCGTCGTCACCGTCAGGGCAGCCGTGCCTGGCAAGACCGTCCCTTACTCACTCGCCGTGGTCGACCTCGCCGGCAGCGATGTCCGCGTCCTGGCGCACGTGACAGATCACGAGCCGGGCCGAGCCGGCATCGGCGCCACAGGACAGCTGGTGCTTCGGCGGATCGCCACGAGAGCCGGCATCCCCGACTACGGGTACGCCTTTCAACCTGAGGAGCAGTCATGA
- a CDS encoding acyl-CoA dehydrogenase family protein — MTDERDELRQMLTSVLSDACSPERVEAAEGTLDSELWKTLTELELLEVGRPEAEGGAGGDLTDAAAIVRLCAAFAAPVPVGDALLVAPWLRARTGLPHRSGAVVVVSGSGLRADSTDQGWLITGSVSDVPWAAVSDSMILLAESSEGLVITEVDSSSTNVEAGTNAAGEPCGRVTLDAHVFKASVREVESRLGSELDVRRALATSLLLAGALDRVLDLCVRYVKEREQFGKPLASFQSVRQQISLLTGEVLVAGASAEGAVQAAMSEGPEAQLAILSARVRSARSATTVATIAHQIHGAIGFTREHRLQHFTRRLWSWRDENGTEGQWEQRLGELVRDQGADALWPSVTQT, encoded by the coding sequence GTGACCGACGAACGCGACGAGCTGCGGCAGATGCTGACCAGCGTCCTGTCCGACGCCTGCTCCCCGGAGCGAGTGGAGGCCGCAGAAGGGACCCTGGACAGCGAGCTGTGGAAGACTCTGACCGAGCTCGAGCTGCTGGAGGTGGGGCGCCCTGAGGCTGAGGGAGGTGCCGGGGGTGACCTGACCGACGCGGCAGCCATCGTCAGGCTCTGTGCAGCGTTCGCCGCGCCGGTCCCTGTTGGAGACGCACTCCTGGTAGCGCCGTGGCTACGGGCGCGGACCGGCCTGCCTCACCGCAGTGGGGCCGTTGTCGTGGTTTCCGGATCCGGCCTGCGTGCTGACAGCACAGATCAAGGCTGGCTGATCACGGGATCCGTGAGCGACGTCCCATGGGCAGCAGTCTCGGACTCGATGATCCTGCTGGCCGAGTCCTCAGAGGGCCTTGTCATCACCGAAGTGGACTCGTCGAGCACCAATGTCGAGGCAGGCACGAACGCGGCTGGCGAACCTTGCGGTCGCGTGACGTTGGACGCCCACGTCTTCAAGGCATCCGTTCGTGAGGTCGAGTCGCGGCTGGGCTCCGAGCTCGACGTACGCCGGGCACTTGCCACCTCGTTGTTGCTGGCGGGAGCGCTGGACCGGGTTCTCGACCTGTGTGTCCGGTACGTGAAGGAACGTGAGCAGTTCGGAAAGCCCCTGGCGTCGTTCCAGTCGGTACGGCAACAGATCTCGCTTCTCACCGGTGAGGTGCTGGTGGCCGGAGCTTCCGCCGAGGGTGCCGTGCAGGCAGCCATGTCCGAAGGACCGGAAGCTCAGTTGGCGATCCTTTCCGCAAGGGTCCGCAGCGCGCGGTCCGCGACGACGGTGGCCACGATCGCCCACCAGATCCACGGAGCCATCGGCTTTACGCGTGAGCACCGCCTGCAGCATTTCACTCGGCGGCTCTGGTCCTGGCGCGACGAGAACGGGACCGAAGGCCAGTGGGAGCAACGCCTGGGGGAGCTCGTGAGGGACCAAGGTGCGGACGCCCTCTGGCCGTCTGTGACCCAAACATGA
- a CDS encoding acyl-CoA dehydrogenase family protein, translating into MQSVLDLPLAVLPETVPGLRAEVRAFLQSEQQEGTFRPGVDTWLAGFNPEFSKRLGARGWLGMTWPRQYGGGERSALERFVVVEELLAAGAPVAAHWVADRQSGGAVLRFGTEKQRRGLIPPIARGESYWAIGMSEPDSGSDLASVRTKAVQVEGGWRLNGTKVWTSGAHSCHFMITLCRTSGATSDRHVGLSQLMVDLSSPGVQIRPIYLLTGEHHFNEVVLDDVFVPDDMVLGRVGGGWEQVTSELAFERSGPERFLSTMQLLVEFVRILEPCSDPRSLATAGQLVAQLWSIRQLSLRVAAALDGGSTPNVQAALVKEIGTRFEGEVIEAVRKAALHGADEHGAFRQLLTNAVMHAPGFTLRGGTNEILRGIVAKGLGL; encoded by the coding sequence GTGCAATCGGTGCTTGACCTGCCCTTGGCCGTGCTGCCGGAGACCGTCCCCGGCCTGCGGGCCGAGGTGCGTGCCTTCCTGCAGAGCGAGCAGCAGGAAGGCACGTTCCGGCCCGGAGTCGACACGTGGCTGGCCGGTTTCAACCCCGAGTTCAGCAAGAGGTTGGGTGCCCGGGGCTGGCTGGGCATGACGTGGCCACGGCAGTACGGCGGGGGTGAACGCTCTGCGCTGGAGAGATTCGTCGTAGTCGAGGAACTGCTGGCGGCAGGCGCACCCGTGGCAGCACACTGGGTGGCCGATCGACAGTCAGGCGGAGCCGTGCTGCGCTTCGGCACCGAGAAACAGCGCCGTGGCCTCATACCGCCGATCGCTCGCGGCGAGTCCTACTGGGCTATCGGGATGTCCGAGCCGGACAGCGGCTCAGACCTCGCATCCGTGCGCACCAAAGCCGTGCAGGTCGAGGGCGGCTGGCGACTGAACGGCACCAAAGTGTGGACCAGTGGCGCCCATAGCTGCCACTTCATGATCACACTGTGTCGGACCTCGGGCGCGACGAGCGACCGACACGTCGGGCTGTCGCAACTCATGGTCGACCTTTCGTCCCCAGGTGTCCAGATCCGGCCGATCTACCTCCTCACGGGCGAGCACCACTTCAACGAGGTCGTGCTCGACGATGTGTTTGTCCCCGATGACATGGTCCTCGGACGTGTCGGGGGCGGTTGGGAGCAGGTCACCTCGGAGCTGGCTTTCGAACGAAGTGGACCCGAGCGGTTCCTGAGCACCATGCAGTTGCTGGTCGAGTTCGTCCGGATCTTGGAGCCTTGCTCAGACCCCCGTTCTCTAGCGACCGCGGGCCAGCTCGTCGCCCAGCTGTGGTCGATTCGTCAGTTGTCCTTGCGGGTAGCGGCTGCCCTCGACGGGGGATCGACTCCCAACGTCCAGGCCGCCCTGGTCAAGGAGATCGGCACTCGTTTTGAGGGCGAGGTCATCGAGGCCGTCCGCAAGGCCGCTCTGCACGGTGCGGATGAGCACGGTGCCTTCAGGCAGTTGCTGACGAACGCTGTGATGCACGCACCCGGCTTCACCCTGCGTGGTGGCACGAACGAGATCCTGCGAGGGATTGTGGCGAAGGGACTCGGGCTGTGA